A genome region from Baekduia alba includes the following:
- a CDS encoding GNAT family N-acetyltransferase, which produces MTIRPVAARDVHAIAQLQVRAWRAEHDGFVDESHMPTLEDRIVLWNGVRPGEAWLAEDGDGAIVGVIGVHDGEIGVLHIAPELLDDEGAEGADVDGALLRHAEGVMRAAGHTSVLLWTFAENHHNRALYARHGWTPDGAEQESLPGVVEVRYRREL; this is translated from the coding sequence ATGACGATCCGCCCCGTCGCCGCACGCGACGTGCACGCCATCGCGCAGCTGCAGGTCCGCGCCTGGCGCGCCGAGCACGACGGCTTCGTCGACGAGTCGCACATGCCGACGCTGGAGGACCGCATCGTGCTCTGGAACGGCGTGCGGCCGGGGGAGGCGTGGCTGGCCGAAGACGGCGACGGCGCGATCGTCGGCGTCATCGGCGTGCACGACGGCGAGATCGGCGTCCTGCACATCGCGCCCGAGCTGCTCGACGACGAGGGCGCGGAGGGCGCCGACGTCGACGGCGCGCTGCTGCGCCACGCCGAGGGCGTCATGCGCGCGGCGGGCCACACGAGCGTGCTGCTGTGGACGTTCGCCGAGAACCATCACAACCGCGCGCTCTACGCGCGGCACGGGTGGACGCCCGACGGCGCCGAGCAGGAGAGCCTGCCCGGCGTGGTCGAGGTGCGCTACCGGCGCGAGTTGTAG
- a CDS encoding GNAT family N-acetyltransferase, translating to MIRPVADGDARAIAELEVRAWRWAYVDVVPEEQMITVDARVARWQGRSAEGAYVAEVEGRVVGVVQVGPDGDDPEAGLLRGLNVEPAAQGAGVGAALYEHAVAALRTAGFATGVLWVFAANGHARGFYERRGWTPDGATGVAADAPELRYRKNLGT from the coding sequence GTGATCCGGCCGGTCGCCGACGGTGACGCTCGCGCGATCGCCGAGCTGGAGGTTCGCGCGTGGCGCTGGGCCTACGTGGACGTCGTGCCCGAGGAGCAGATGATCACCGTCGACGCGCGCGTGGCGCGCTGGCAAGGGCGCAGCGCCGAGGGCGCCTACGTGGCCGAGGTCGAGGGGCGCGTCGTCGGGGTCGTGCAGGTCGGGCCGGACGGCGACGACCCGGAGGCCGGGCTGCTGCGCGGGCTGAACGTCGAGCCGGCCGCGCAGGGCGCGGGGGTCGGGGCGGCGCTGTACGAGCACGCGGTCGCGGCGCTCCGGACCGCTGGGTTCGCCACCGGCGTGCTGTGGGTCTTCGCGGCCAACGGCCACGCGCGGGGCTTCTACGAGCGCCGCGGCTGGACGCCGGACGGGGCCACCGGCGTCGCCGCCGACGCACCGGAGCTCCGCTACCGCAAGAATCTGGGCACATGA
- a CDS encoding 4-hydroxy-tetrahydrodipicolinate reductase: MSSSLRVGVAGAAGRVGRAICDGVEAADDLVLAGRADPALDTPLEAILGDCDVVVDFTRPDTALDNALTCVRAGVHVVIGTTGFDPAPLAEITPRPPGNAFLAPNFAIGAVLMMKFATEASRYMAGAEIVELHRDGKLDKPSGTAKRTAELMEGEVPIHSIRLPGLVAHQEVILGDVGQTLTIRHDSLDRTSFVPGVLLAVRRVADQGAPLVVGLERLLFPDA, from the coding sequence TTGTCGTCCTCGCTGCGGGTCGGCGTCGCGGGCGCCGCGGGCCGGGTCGGCCGCGCGATCTGCGACGGGGTGGAGGCCGCCGACGACCTCGTGCTCGCCGGCCGCGCCGACCCCGCGCTCGACACGCCGCTGGAGGCGATCCTCGGCGACTGCGACGTCGTCGTGGACTTCACCCGCCCCGACACGGCGCTCGACAACGCGCTGACCTGCGTGCGCGCGGGCGTGCACGTGGTGATCGGGACGACCGGCTTCGACCCCGCGCCGCTCGCCGAGATCACGCCCCGCCCGCCCGGCAATGCCTTCCTGGCCCCGAACTTCGCGATCGGCGCCGTGTTGATGATGAAGTTCGCGACCGAGGCGTCCCGGTACATGGCCGGCGCCGAGATCGTCGAGCTGCACCGCGACGGCAAGCTCGACAAGCCGTCGGGCACGGCCAAGCGCACGGCCGAGCTGATGGAGGGCGAGGTGCCGATCCACTCGATCCGCCTGCCCGGGCTGGTCGCCCATCAGGAGGTCATCCTCGGCGACGTCGGCCAAACGCTGACGATCCGTCACGACTCGCTGGACCGCACCTCCTTCGTCCCGGGCGTCCTGCTCGCCGTGCGCCGCGTCGCCGACCAGGGCGCGCCGCTGGTCGTAGGCCTGGAGCGGCTGCTCTTCCCGGACGCGTGA
- a CDS encoding M16 family metallopeptidase has translation MREEHRLTELSSGVRVVTESMDSVRSAALGFWIGTGSGFEDAERAGLSHLLEHMLFRGTSRYGSLEIDQIFDGMGAEINAGTGKETTSVYSRVLDVHLERAFDVMADMVWRPKIADEDLAQEREIVLEEIAMYEDDPQDRVFDVLGEAVFGEHPLGRAIIGTREVVAGTPASEVKTFHAGRYTAQNVVVAAAGSIDHDRIVELVQRTIGDPAPSGPPPTALAVPGAPVARRRFFAKETEQYHVALGAPGIARDDERRFALRVLDNVLGGTSSSRLFQEVREQRGLAYSVYSFTGSYAGTGQIGLYLGTRPDNVKTAMEVVGTELDRLLADGITAEELDRSKENVKGRVVLSLESTTARMNRLGSSVLADMPVLTVDEVVERIDAVTLDDASALARELYAPDRLSAAGIGGDESVFRGALEPVSPTLAEAA, from the coding sequence TTGCGCGAAGAGCATCGCCTGACCGAGCTGAGCTCGGGCGTCCGGGTCGTCACGGAGTCCATGGACTCCGTGCGATCCGCGGCGCTGGGGTTCTGGATCGGGACCGGCTCGGGCTTCGAGGACGCCGAACGGGCGGGGCTGTCCCACCTGCTCGAGCACATGCTGTTCCGGGGGACGTCCCGCTACGGGTCGTTGGAGATCGACCAGATCTTCGACGGCATGGGCGCCGAGATCAACGCGGGGACGGGCAAGGAGACCACGTCGGTCTACTCGCGCGTCCTCGACGTGCACCTCGAGCGGGCGTTCGACGTCATGGCCGACATGGTCTGGCGGCCGAAGATCGCCGACGAGGACCTCGCGCAGGAGCGCGAGATCGTCCTCGAGGAGATCGCGATGTACGAGGACGACCCGCAGGATCGCGTCTTCGACGTGCTCGGCGAGGCGGTGTTCGGCGAGCACCCGCTGGGGCGCGCGATCATCGGCACACGCGAGGTCGTCGCGGGGACGCCGGCGTCGGAGGTCAAGACCTTCCACGCCGGGCGCTACACCGCGCAGAACGTCGTCGTGGCCGCGGCCGGGTCCATCGACCACGACCGCATCGTCGAGCTCGTGCAGCGCACGATCGGCGACCCGGCGCCGTCCGGCCCGCCGCCGACCGCGCTGGCGGTCCCCGGCGCGCCCGTCGCCCGCCGGCGGTTCTTCGCCAAGGAGACCGAGCAGTACCACGTCGCCCTCGGGGCGCCCGGCATCGCCCGGGACGACGAGCGGCGCTTCGCGCTGCGCGTCCTGGACAACGTGCTCGGCGGCACCTCGTCGTCGCGCCTGTTCCAGGAGGTGCGCGAGCAGCGCGGCCTGGCGTACTCGGTGTACTCGTTCACCGGCTCCTACGCGGGGACGGGCCAGATCGGCCTGTACCTCGGCACGCGGCCCGACAACGTCAAGACGGCCATGGAGGTCGTCGGGACCGAGCTGGACCGCCTGCTCGCCGACGGCATCACCGCAGAGGAGCTCGACCGCTCCAAGGAGAACGTCAAGGGCCGCGTCGTGCTGTCGCTGGAGTCCACGACCGCGCGGATGAACCGCCTCGGCTCGTCGGTCCTGGCCGACATGCCGGTGCTGACCGTCGACGAGGTCGTCGAGCGCATCGACGCGGTGACGCTGGACGACGCGAGCGCGCTGGCGCGCGAGCTGTACGCGCCGGACCGCCTGAGCGCCGCCGGCATCGGCGGCGACGAGAGCGTCTTCCGCGGCGCGCTGGAGCCGGTCTCGCCCACGCTGGCCGAGGCGGCGTAG
- a CDS encoding polyribonucleotide nucleotidyltransferase, with protein MSNDAVTTVTVEIAGKEISFETGKMAKQASGAVVVRQGDTMVLNTATIGNLRDIDFLPLSVDVEERMYAAGKIPGSFFKREGRSGEKGTLTARMIDRPIRPLFPKGWRYETQIVAIPLSIDHVHPYDILAMNGASAALMLSPVPLPNPVGAVRIGKIDGNFVVNPDEEDLLENTDLDLIVAGTEEAILMVEAGANVISEAEILDALDIAHDAIKKLCGAQRELAEKAGKPKLEVEVKEIAQQLVDEIRASHGADLDAATQVFDKLERQDATKAVETSVIEKYAGDPEADTYGEYKANAKAAFAKIEKQIIRERIAKDKKRPDGRDETEIRPISIEVSVAPRTHGSALFTRGQTQAFSVAALGTLKEEMRLDTLGLETKKYYWHHYNFPAFSVGETGFMRGPKRRDIGHGALAERALVPVVPHIDDFPYTVRVVSDIFESNGSSSMASVCGSSLSLMDAGVPITAPVAGIAMGLIKEGDDYTVLTDIAGVEDHLGDMDFKVAGTSEGITALQMDIKITGVTFDILRDALAQARDARLDILGQMARVIATPREQLSAYAPRIITVQIDPSKIGLLIGKGGETIRGLSEEFESQIDVNDDGQVLVYSANGELGEQLAERIRTMTKEVEVGDAFSGKVVKTTTFGAFVELAKGTDGLLHISNVKPGERVGTVEEVLNKGDEIEVRVVEVDRERGRIGLRLAEDPEIAGKSVEELATVGAGGGGGGGNGGGPRRDRGGDRGDRGPRRDRDGGGDRGDRPRGSGRPRHRSDRDPERD; from the coding sequence ATGTCTAATGACGCCGTGACCACGGTCACCGTCGAGATCGCCGGCAAGGAGATCTCCTTTGAGACGGGCAAGATGGCCAAGCAGGCCTCTGGCGCCGTCGTCGTCCGACAGGGCGACACGATGGTGTTGAACACCGCCACCATCGGAAACCTTCGCGACATCGACTTCCTGCCGCTGAGCGTGGACGTCGAGGAGCGCATGTACGCCGCGGGCAAGATCCCCGGCTCCTTCTTCAAGCGCGAGGGCCGCTCGGGCGAGAAGGGCACGCTCACCGCGCGCATGATCGACCGTCCGATCCGCCCGCTCTTCCCCAAGGGCTGGCGCTACGAGACGCAGATCGTGGCGATCCCGCTGTCGATCGACCACGTCCACCCGTACGACATCCTCGCGATGAACGGCGCCTCCGCGGCGCTCATGCTCTCGCCGGTCCCGCTGCCCAACCCGGTCGGCGCGGTGCGCATCGGCAAGATCGACGGCAACTTCGTCGTCAACCCCGACGAGGAGGACCTCCTCGAGAACACCGACCTCGACCTGATCGTGGCCGGCACCGAAGAGGCCATCCTGATGGTCGAGGCCGGAGCGAACGTCATCTCCGAGGCCGAGATCCTCGACGCGCTCGACATCGCCCACGACGCGATCAAGAAGCTGTGCGGCGCCCAGCGCGAGCTGGCCGAGAAGGCCGGCAAGCCCAAGCTGGAGGTCGAGGTCAAGGAGATCGCCCAGCAGCTCGTCGACGAGATCCGCGCCAGCCACGGCGCCGACCTCGACGCCGCCACCCAGGTGTTCGACAAGCTCGAGCGCCAGGACGCGACCAAGGCCGTCGAGACCTCCGTCATCGAGAAGTACGCCGGTGACCCCGAGGCCGACACCTACGGCGAGTACAAGGCCAACGCCAAGGCCGCCTTCGCCAAGATCGAGAAGCAGATCATCCGCGAGCGGATCGCCAAGGACAAGAAGCGTCCCGACGGCCGCGACGAGACCGAGATCCGCCCGATCTCGATCGAGGTCTCCGTCGCCCCGCGCACCCACGGCTCCGCGCTGTTCACCCGCGGCCAGACCCAGGCCTTCAGCGTCGCCGCCCTCGGCACGCTGAAGGAGGAGATGCGCCTCGACACCCTCGGGCTCGAGACCAAGAAGTACTACTGGCACCACTACAACTTCCCGGCCTTCTCGGTCGGCGAGACGGGCTTCATGCGCGGCCCCAAGCGGCGTGACATCGGTCACGGCGCCCTGGCCGAGCGCGCCCTGGTGCCGGTCGTCCCGCACATCGACGACTTCCCGTACACGGTGCGTGTCGTCTCCGACATCTTCGAGTCCAACGGCTCGTCGTCGATGGCGTCGGTCTGCGGCAGCTCGCTGTCGCTGATGGACGCGGGCGTGCCGATCACGGCTCCCGTCGCGGGCATCGCGATGGGCCTGATCAAGGAGGGCGACGACTACACGGTCCTCACCGACATCGCCGGCGTCGAGGACCACCTCGGCGACATGGACTTCAAGGTCGCCGGCACGTCCGAGGGCATCACCGCCCTGCAGATGGACATCAAGATCACGGGCGTCACGTTCGACATCCTCCGCGACGCGCTGGCCCAGGCCCGCGACGCCCGGCTGGACATCCTCGGGCAGATGGCGCGCGTCATCGCCACGCCGCGCGAGCAGCTGTCGGCCTACGCGCCGCGCATCATCACGGTGCAGATCGACCCGTCGAAGATCGGCCTGCTCATCGGCAAGGGCGGCGAGACGATCCGCGGTCTGTCGGAGGAGTTCGAGTCCCAGATCGACGTCAACGACGACGGCCAGGTCCTCGTGTACTCCGCCAACGGCGAGCTCGGCGAGCAGCTGGCCGAGCGCATCCGGACGATGACCAAGGAGGTCGAGGTCGGCGACGCGTTCAGCGGCAAGGTCGTCAAGACGACGACCTTCGGCGCGTTCGTCGAGCTGGCCAAGGGCACCGACGGCCTGCTGCACATCAGCAACGTCAAGCCCGGCGAGCGCGTCGGCACGGTCGAAGAGGTCCTCAACAAGGGCGACGAGATCGAAGTCCGCGTGGTCGAGGTCGACCGCGAGCGCGGCCGCATCGGCCTGCGCCTCGCCGAGGACCCGGAGATCGCCGGCAAGTCCGTCGAGGAGCTCGCGACCGTCGGCGCCGGTGGCGGCGGCGGCGGTGGCAACGGCGGCGGCCCGCGCCGTGACCGCGGCGGCGACCGCGGTGACCGCGGCCCGCGTCGCGACCGCGACGGCGGTGGCGACCGCGGCGACCGCCCGCGCGGCTCCGGCCGCCCGCGGCACCGCAGCGACCGCGATCCCGAGCGGGACTAG
- a CDS encoding DsbA family protein, translated as MGDLSSAPVPALRSDDHVRGDAASEELVVMYADFSCPRCAVAALRLRNAEAPVVFRHFALKTRHPRSVPLARAAEAAALQEAFWPFHDSLFGDQGRIDDPHLWDRCERLGLDVGRFEADRRSDAVAERVARDLRDGMRAGVTGTPALLRLSVD; from the coding sequence ATGGGCGATCTCAGCAGCGCTCCCGTCCCGGCGCTCCGGTCCGACGACCACGTCCGCGGCGACGCCGCGTCGGAGGAGCTCGTCGTCATGTACGCGGACTTCAGCTGCCCGCGCTGCGCCGTCGCCGCGCTGAGGCTGCGCAATGCCGAGGCGCCCGTCGTCTTCCGCCACTTCGCGTTGAAGACGCGCCATCCGCGCTCCGTCCCGCTCGCGCGCGCCGCCGAGGCCGCGGCGCTGCAGGAGGCGTTCTGGCCGTTTCACGACAGCCTCTTCGGCGACCAGGGCCGGATCGACGACCCGCACCTGTGGGACCGCTGCGAGCGGCTGGGGCTCGACGTCGGCCGCTTCGAGGCCGACCGGCGGTCCGACGCGGTGGCCGAACGGGTGGCGAGGGACCTGCGCGACGGCATGCGGGCAGGGGTGACCGGCACCCCTGCGCTGCTGCGCCTCTCGGTAGACTGA
- a CDS encoding SRPBCC family protein, whose amino-acid sequence MRIFTLRREQTLPGAPGDVFPFFADARNLEAITPPLLKFAVVTPGEIAMEVGTLIQYRLKVHGIGVDWLTSIQEWEPPVRFVDVQVRGPYALWHHTHEFEAVDGGAATRMRDTVRYAIGFGPFGQLAARAFVHRDVAAIFEYRETAVLPALSAGADGRQAVEDEVHAGQVAG is encoded by the coding sequence ATGCGGATCTTCACGTTGCGTCGCGAGCAGACGCTCCCCGGCGCGCCCGGCGACGTCTTCCCGTTCTTCGCCGACGCGCGCAACCTCGAGGCGATCACGCCGCCGCTGCTGAAGTTCGCGGTCGTAACGCCGGGCGAGATCGCGATGGAGGTCGGGACGCTGATCCAGTACCGCCTGAAGGTGCACGGGATCGGCGTCGACTGGCTGACGTCGATCCAGGAGTGGGAGCCGCCGGTGCGGTTCGTCGACGTCCAGGTGCGCGGGCCCTACGCGCTGTGGCACCACACGCACGAGTTCGAGGCGGTCGACGGCGGCGCGGCCACGCGGATGCGCGACACGGTGCGCTACGCGATCGGCTTCGGGCCCTTCGGCCAGCTCGCCGCGCGCGCCTTCGTCCACCGAGACGTCGCGGCGATCTTCGAGTACCGCGAGACCGCGGTGCTGCCGGCGCTAAGCGCTGGCGCCGACGGCCGCCAGGCCGTCGAAGATGAGGTTCACGCCGGGCAGGTCGCCGGGTGA
- a CDS encoding redoxin domain-containing protein, with product MSIIAPGTTVPDFVLKREDGADFTQDDLKGKTTVLVFYPFAFSPVCTDQLQVYEEALPELSEQGAVVYAVSTDATPAQTAFREKLGVSIAQLSDFEPKGAAARTFGTYFEPAGMTNRALVIVGPDGVVAWSHLADSPGDLPGVNLIFDGLAAVGASA from the coding sequence GTGAGCATCATCGCTCCGGGTACGACGGTCCCGGACTTCGTCCTCAAGCGCGAGGACGGCGCGGACTTCACGCAGGACGACCTGAAGGGCAAGACGACCGTCCTGGTCTTCTACCCGTTCGCCTTCAGCCCGGTGTGCACCGACCAGCTGCAGGTCTACGAAGAGGCGCTGCCGGAGCTCTCCGAGCAGGGCGCCGTCGTCTACGCGGTGTCCACCGACGCGACGCCGGCGCAGACGGCGTTCCGCGAGAAGCTCGGCGTGTCGATCGCGCAGCTCTCCGACTTCGAGCCCAAGGGCGCGGCTGCCCGGACGTTCGGCACCTACTTCGAGCCGGCGGGCATGACCAACCGCGCGCTGGTCATCGTCGGGCCGGACGGCGTCGTCGCCTGGTCCCACCTCGCGGACTCACCCGGCGACCTGCCCGGCGTGAACCTCATCTTCGACGGCCTGGCGGCCGTCGGCGCCAGCGCTTAG
- the rpsO gene encoding 30S ribosomal protein S15: protein MSTLTADRKQEIIAKFGDTAQDTGSTRVQVALLTARINDLTEHLREHKKDHHSRRGLLMLVGQRRRLLNYLSKNDLEGYRALIAELGLRR from the coding sequence ATGAGCACGCTGACCGCTGACCGCAAGCAAGAGATCATCGCCAAGTTCGGGGACACCGCCCAGGACACCGGGAGCACCCGTGTCCAGGTCGCTCTTCTAACGGCGCGGATCAACGATCTGACCGAGCACCTCCGGGAGCACAAGAAGGATCACCACAGCCGTCGCGGCCTGCTCATGCTCGTCGGCCAGCGTCGTCGCCTGCTCAACTACCTGAGCAAGAACGACCTCGAGGGCTACCGCGCCCTCATCGCCGAGCTCGGCCTGCGCCGCTAG
- a CDS encoding bifunctional riboflavin kinase/FAD synthetase: MKLTYLPDVEPRPRRVAIGTFDGVHLGHREVIAGAETVVTFDPHPQSVVAPGSQPKLLTTLDRKAELIASLGVAELVVIPFDGAFAARDAQDFVDHVLVERVQATHVSVGENFRFGHKAHGDAQLLSADPRFETRVVPLLEVDGEVVSSSHIRGLVSGGAVNYADALLGAPFAVDGEVQHGDKRGRTLGFPTANLVPRPGYVTPGHGVYACRAALPDGTVVAAATNVGVRPQFVTGRGELIEAFLIDWSGDLYGAKIRVEFLRRLRGERRFASVDALVAQMRSDVDEAREIVAG, from the coding sequence GTGAAGCTCACGTACCTCCCCGACGTGGAGCCGCGGCCGCGACGCGTCGCGATCGGCACGTTCGACGGCGTGCACCTCGGCCACCGCGAGGTGATCGCGGGCGCCGAGACGGTCGTCACGTTCGACCCGCACCCGCAGTCGGTCGTCGCGCCGGGCAGCCAGCCCAAGCTGCTGACGACGCTCGACCGCAAGGCCGAGCTGATCGCGTCGCTCGGCGTCGCCGAGCTGGTGGTCATCCCGTTCGACGGCGCCTTCGCCGCGCGCGACGCCCAGGACTTCGTCGACCACGTGCTCGTCGAGCGCGTGCAGGCCACGCACGTCAGCGTGGGGGAGAACTTCCGCTTCGGCCACAAGGCCCACGGCGACGCGCAGCTGCTGTCTGCCGACCCGCGGTTCGAGACGCGGGTGGTGCCGCTGCTGGAGGTCGACGGCGAGGTCGTCAGCTCCAGCCACATCCGCGGGCTGGTCTCCGGCGGCGCCGTCAACTACGCCGACGCGCTGCTCGGCGCGCCGTTCGCGGTCGACGGCGAGGTTCAGCACGGCGACAAGCGCGGCCGGACCCTGGGCTTCCCGACCGCCAACCTCGTGCCGCGTCCGGGCTACGTCACGCCCGGCCACGGCGTCTACGCGTGCAGGGCGGCGCTCCCGGACGGGACCGTCGTCGCCGCCGCCACGAACGTCGGCGTCCGGCCGCAGTTCGTCACCGGCCGCGGCGAGCTGATCGAGGCGTTCCTGATCGACTGGTCCGGCGACCTGTACGGCGCGAAGATCCGGGTGGAGTTCCTGCGCCGGCTGCGTGGCGAGCGGCGGTTCGCGTCGGTCGACGCGCTCGTCGCCCAGATGCGCAGCGACGTCGACGAGGCGCGGGAGATCGTTGCGGGATGA
- the truB gene encoding tRNA pseudouridine(55) synthase TruB, with translation MDGVILVDKPAGPTSHDVVARVRRTLPRGVKVGHGGTLDPFATGLLLVLTGRATRIQRFLMGLGKEYETVARLGWTSSTGDPEGVLTETGRVPAHDAVLPTGLIRQRPPAYSAIKIEGRRAYALARAGVEVEVPEREVRVARFDELWRDDAAGRAAYAIACSSGTYVRSLIADLGDAYCVELRRTAIGPYRVEDAVAPPDRDDDEPFAPRVLSVAEALRGVLPSVALDADTARRAGHGQVVEVDPATPVGEALLLDPAGDPVCVADVADGSAKPRVGFRA, from the coding sequence ATGGACGGCGTGATCCTGGTCGACAAGCCGGCCGGGCCGACGTCGCACGACGTCGTCGCGCGGGTCCGGCGCACGCTGCCGCGGGGCGTCAAGGTCGGCCACGGCGGGACGCTCGACCCGTTCGCGACCGGCTTGTTGTTGGTGTTGACGGGTCGCGCGACGCGGATCCAGCGGTTCCTGATGGGGTTGGGCAAGGAGTACGAGACGGTCGCGCGGCTGGGGTGGACGTCGTCGACCGGCGACCCCGAGGGCGTGCTGACCGAGACGGGCCGCGTGCCGGCGCACGACGCCGTGCTCCCGACCGGGCTGATCCGCCAGCGCCCGCCGGCCTACAGCGCCATCAAGATCGAGGGCCGGCGCGCCTACGCGCTGGCGCGGGCGGGTGTCGAGGTCGAGGTGCCCGAGCGCGAGGTCCGGGTCGCGCGCTTCGACGAGCTGTGGCGCGACGACGCCGCGGGCCGCGCCGCCTACGCGATCGCCTGCTCCAGCGGCACCTACGTCCGGTCGCTGATCGCCGACCTCGGCGACGCCTATTGCGTGGAGCTGCGGCGCACCGCGATCGGCCCTTACCGCGTCGAGGACGCGGTGGCGCCCCCCGATCGGGACGACGACGAGCCGTTCGCGCCGCGCGTCCTGAGCGTGGCCGAGGCGCTGCGCGGCGTGCTGCCCTCCGTCGCGCTGGACGCCGACACCGCCCGCCGGGCGGGCCACGGCCAGGTCGTCGAGGTCGATCCGGCGACGCCCGTGGGCGAGGCCCTGCTGCTCGACCCGGCGGGCGATCCTGTCTGCGTCGCGGACGTCGCCGACGGCAGCGCCAAGCCCCGCGTAGGCTTCCGGGCGTGA
- a CDS encoding DHH family phosphoesterase: MGSNGAVAARERVLEEIRTGSGFCLVTHEHPDGDALGSLVAMHRILTALGKDSVMLMAADEFPLPYEYRFFDLQGLSTVPPTDLPARTIIYLDCGNIDRNPLGIVKGDDVHILNIDHHHDNTRFGTVDLVDDEAACTTEIVWDLMRALGVEPDQDIADALYVGLVTDTGRFMYENTGPRAHVMAAELIEAGVDTHAIYRRLYEDMPYAKLELLGRALARVERHDGGTLTVARVTREDFDAVGAEDSYTEGIIDHLRSVEHTKVAALAREVESIGVAGDGAAAIRKKVSLRSTDGEVDVSAIARAGGGGGHRQAAGFTTQLGDDELVAFLREQIAAQLALSST, translated from the coding sequence ATGGGGAGCAACGGCGCGGTGGCCGCACGTGAGCGGGTGCTCGAGGAGATCCGGACCGGCTCCGGGTTCTGCCTCGTGACCCACGAGCACCCGGACGGCGACGCGCTCGGGTCGCTCGTCGCGATGCACCGGATCCTGACGGCGCTCGGCAAGGACTCGGTGATGCTGATGGCCGCCGATGAGTTCCCGCTGCCCTACGAGTACCGCTTCTTCGACCTGCAGGGCCTGTCGACGGTGCCGCCGACCGACCTGCCGGCCCGGACGATCATCTACCTGGACTGCGGCAACATCGACCGCAACCCGCTGGGGATCGTCAAGGGCGACGACGTCCACATCCTCAACATCGACCACCATCACGACAACACGCGCTTCGGCACCGTCGACCTGGTCGACGACGAGGCGGCGTGCACGACCGAGATCGTGTGGGACCTGATGCGCGCGCTGGGCGTCGAGCCCGACCAGGACATCGCCGACGCGCTGTACGTCGGGCTGGTCACCGACACCGGCCGGTTCATGTACGAGAACACCGGGCCGAGGGCGCACGTGATGGCCGCCGAGCTGATCGAGGCCGGCGTCGACACGCACGCGATCTACCGCCGGCTGTACGAGGACATGCCCTACGCGAAGCTGGAGCTGCTGGGGCGCGCCCTGGCGCGTGTGGAGCGCCACGACGGCGGGACGCTGACGGTCGCGCGGGTCACCCGTGAGGACTTCGACGCCGTCGGCGCGGAGGACTCCTACACGGAGGGCATCATCGACCACCTGCGCAGCGTCGAGCACACGAAGGTCGCGGCGCTGGCGCGCGAGGTCGAGAGCATCGGCGTCGCCGGCGACGGTGCCGCCGCGATCCGCAAGAAGGTGTCGCTGCGCTCGACCGACGGCGAGGTCGACGTGTCGGCGATCGCCCGCGCGGGCGGCGGCGGCGGGCACCGCCAGGCGGCGGGGTTCACGACGCAGCTCGGCGACGACGAGCTCGTGGCGTTCCTGCGCGAGCAGATCGCGGCGCAGTTGGCGCTGTCGTCGACCTGA
- the rbfA gene encoding 30S ribosome-binding factor RbfA produces the protein MRRVDEAVREVLGDAVNQVLKDPRVGFVTVTEVRTSADLRQARVFVSVFGTADEQAATLEGLASAHGVLQGRIARELRLKRTPTLEFMLDDTAEKAAKLEAIIEDVTEDAG, from the coding sequence ATGCGTCGCGTGGACGAAGCCGTCCGCGAAGTGCTCGGCGATGCCGTGAATCAAGTTCTCAAGGACCCACGGGTCGGATTCGTGACAGTCACCGAGGTGCGGACGAGCGCTGACCTGCGCCAGGCGCGGGTGTTCGTCAGCGTGTTCGGAACCGCCGACGAGCAGGCGGCGACCCTGGAGGGCCTGGCGTCCGCGCACGGCGTCCTCCAGGGCCGGATCGCCCGCGAGCTGCGCCTGAAGCGCACGCCGACCCTCGAGTTCATGCTCGACGACACCGCGGAGAAGGCCGCCAAGCTGGAGGCCATCATCGAGGACGTCACGGAGGACGCTGGCTGA